In Sphingobacterium zeae, one genomic interval encodes:
- a CDS encoding aspartate/glutamate racemase family protein → MELNEQGCEIILPGITEISLIVEQLWKRGIPIVDVNQIYADYALVNENANPHKAFKLGILGGVGPSATVDFMSKIIQNTPAKKDQEHIKMVVEQNPQIPDRTANLVYHETDPTIAMFSTCKRLEAEGADAIAIPCNTAHAFVNSIQEHLNIPIINMLTTTAEHIREHFGLQIKVGLLATSGTIQSKVYYDVLKEFGFDVIVPDVQHQGYVMESIYGNDGVKAGYTDGNCRDNIVKAADFLIDKGAEVIILGCTELPLIFPNESDIIKDCGKIPLIDPTLVLAKKIVSMAI, encoded by the coding sequence ATGGAATTGAATGAACAGGGCTGCGAGATTATTTTGCCGGGTATCACCGAAATTTCCCTTATTGTAGAACAGCTATGGAAAAGGGGGATTCCGATTGTCGATGTAAACCAAATTTATGCAGATTATGCGTTAGTGAATGAAAATGCCAATCCTCACAAGGCGTTCAAGTTGGGTATCTTGGGCGGGGTTGGACCCTCTGCAACTGTAGACTTCATGAGCAAGATAATACAGAACACGCCTGCCAAAAAAGACCAGGAACACATAAAGATGGTCGTGGAGCAAAACCCGCAAATTCCAGACAGAACGGCGAACCTCGTGTATCATGAAACAGACCCAACAATAGCTATGTTCTCTACCTGCAAAAGACTGGAGGCAGAGGGCGCAGATGCAATCGCTATTCCATGCAATACCGCACATGCCTTTGTAAATAGCATTCAGGAGCATCTTAATATTCCCATCATCAATATGCTTACCACAACGGCAGAACATATAAGGGAACATTTTGGGCTACAAATCAAAGTAGGACTGTTGGCTACAAGCGGAACCATACAGAGTAAAGTTTATTACGATGTTCTAAAGGAGTTCGGTTTTGATGTGATTGTGCCGGATGTGCAGCATCAGGGCTATGTAATGGAGAGTATCTATGGAAACGATGGTGTGAAAGCAGGATATACCGATGGTAATTGCAGGGATAACATTGTAAAAGCAGCAGATTTCCTAATTGATAAAGGTGCTGAAGTTATTATACTTGGATGTACTGAACTCCCGCTAATCTTTCCAAACGAAAGTGACATTATAAAAGATTGCGGAAAAATACCATTAATTGACCCTACATTGGTCTTGGCGAAGAAAATCGTGAGTATGGCGATTTAA